Sequence from the bacterium genome:
CGAAGCTACATGATTTCAGACCTTGTTGTGAACGATCCTTCCGGCCCGGTGTACAATCCGGCGTCGCTGTTTTCAAGCAACACGGTCTATCACAAGGGCGCGTGGGTGCTGCACACGCTGCGCGGCGCCATCCGCAACGACTCGTTGTTCTTCGCGGGCCTGCGGGAATATCGCGCGCGCTATCAATATAGCACCGCAACGACCGCGGAGTTTCTGGCGGCCATGTCTGACGTCGCGGGTTACGATGTTACGCCGTTTGTGTACGGCTATCTCTATCTGACCAATCGCCCGAGTTACCGTTATTCCTATGGAACCGGCATGTGCGACGGCGTGCTGACAACCGCCGTGCGCCTGCGCCAGATTCACGCGACCCCAGCGCAGCCGTTCACGAACCGCGTGGACCTGCGCTTTGGCGGCGCGCAAACGGTCACACAGACCGTCGTTAGCAACAGTTATCGCGCCGAGTATCTGTTCAATATGGGATACACGCCCAGCTCGATCGCATTGGATCCGGATGAATGGATGCTTGAAACCAAAATGAACGAGCCGCTGCAGCCCATCTTCTTGAATGCAGCGCTGACCATCGGCACGGAAGGCGCGCCTTATGCCGACACCCTCGTTGCGATTGGCGGAGCGTCGGCGTACACGTTCACTTTAATCGGCGGTGCGCTGCCCACCGGTATCACACTCGGCTCCAACGGCATCTTTGCGGGAACGCCGTCTGTCAGCGGAAACTTTCCGCTGACTTTGCGCGTGAACAACACGAGCAACCAATCTGACACGACGCAGCTTGTGCTAAACGTCCTCCCGGTCCTCGACGCGCCGGAGGAGTTGACCATTCTGGCCAACGGTGACGATACGGTCACGTTGCGTTGGATCGCGTCGCCGGACGCGCTGCACTACGACGTAATGGCGGCCACGCTGGCGGACTACTCCGACTTGGTCATACTGGCTACCGTTACAGATACGTTTTACGTGGACGCGGCGACGGTCCCGGAAAAATATTACATGATCATCGCCCGGCCGTAACTGCGGCCCTTCGCTTCAGAGGGCAGACCCGGCGCAGCAGGCCGGGTCTTCTCGTTAGATGTCGCGCGGCATGGGTTGAAAATGTCCGCGCAAAGCGCTATACTCTGGTCTGCCCGGCGCCCCCCAATTTGCATGCTCTGCAACATTAATCATACAAGAGGTTGACCCCATGGCCTTCACGGCAAAAGACTTCGGTACCAAGATTCTCGAACTCGACGGCATCTCGCGCAAGACCTGCGAAGAGCACCTCAAGCTCTATAACGGCTACGTGAACAAGACCAATGAAGTGCTGGAAAAGCTCGCCGCCCATGACGGCGCCGGCGCCAATCAGGTCTATTCGGAAATCCGCGGCTTGAAAGTGGATTTGAGCTTCGCCGTCGCGGGTATGCAGAATCACGAAATCTACTTCGCCCATCTGACGCCCGGCGGCACCGCGCTGTCCGGCGATCTGAAAAAGCAGATCGAAAAAGACTTCGGCAGCTATGACAAGTACATCGCGGATTTGAAGGCGTCCGGCATGGCCGCGCGCGGTTGGGTTTGGCTCGTGTGGTGGGAGGACGGTAAACGACTGATCAACTGGATCGGTGATGCGCAAAATTCGTATCTCGGTTGGAATCTCAAACCGATCATGGCCATGGACGTGTATGAACACGCCTACTTCATAGATTTTGGCGCGGCGCGGCCGGCCTATATCGAAGCGTTCATCAAAAACCTCTGCTGGGAAACCGTCGGCAAGAACTACGACGCCGCCAGAAGGTAAGCATCATGCCCGCTATCAAGTACGGTTGGGAGAAAGCGCTGCCCACGGTCACCTATGACGACGCCATCGCGCGTGTCACCGACTGCCTCAAAGAGGAGGGCTTCGGTGTGCTGACGGAGATTGACGTCAAGACGACGCTGAAGAAGAAGATAGACCTCGAATTCCGCAAGTACGTCATCCTCGGCGCTTGTAATCCGCATCTGGCGTCGCGCGCGCTGGCCGCCGAGCCGCAGATCGGGCTCATGCTGCCCTGCAATGTCGTCGTGCAGGAAGACGAACACGCGGGTTCCATCGTCTCGATCATTGACCCCAAAGCGATGTTCCTCTTCATCGAAAATGACGCGCTTAAACCCGTCGCGGCTGAAGCCGAGGAGAAGTTACAGCGCGTACTCGCCAAACTCTGACGGCTAACAGTCTGGTAAATGAGAACGGGACGCACACACGTGCGTCCCGTTTCTGTTTAGGCAATTTCGCGCCGCTTCAGCGGTCTGAGTTCTTCACGAATCGCCGCCGAGCAAATGTGACATCGGCAACAAGCGACTCGTCACTCCCGCTGAAAATACACCTCAAACTCCAAGCGGTTGCGAAGGTATGTCACGCGCAACGGCCATTCTGCGGTATCAGCGAGCACACGGAATTTACGCGCATACTCAAATTGAGTCGGCTTCCCGTTCGCCTCCGCAACACGAAACAAGAGAGTGTCCGCGCGCACGTTGAAGCGGCCGCCTTCGGTGTACTCCGCGCCGGACGTATCGCGTTCCGTTGGCGCATTGCGAAAATAGTAACGATACGTCGAATCGGTGCGCAGATCCAACGCCATACGTGCAATGTTCAAATAGCCTATGGATTGCGCACTGGCAAACCATGTCCCCACAACTCGCGGCGAGCTCGCAGGTTTAGCGCAGGCGAGCAAGAGCATGAGCGGAATACTGACCAATACGCGTTTCATTTGAGGAGAATCAAGCGCTGTGTGTCACGCACGTCTCCGGCGCGGGCCTGCAGCATATAAACACCGCTTGGCAAGTCGCGTGCGTCGAGAGTCAGCTCCGAATTTGGCGAGTGCATCATTCGGCCAAATAGCATCACGCGCCGACCGCGAATATCATAAAGCGAAAACTCCACCATCTGCTCCCGGGCGATGTCCACGCGAATGCGCGTCTCGGCATTAAAGGGATTGGGATAGGCCGCACGAACCGCAAAATCACGCGCGATGGCCGTGGACTCCGCCGAGACTTCCATCAGGACAAGCGACTCCACTGCCAGCACCTGTGGATCGATTGTTTGTTCTGCATACATCTGAGCGAAGCGCTGCGTCTCCGGCGTGTCATGCTGCGCCAAATAGTTTACCAGACGCGGTTGCACAGTCTGAAACAGCACCGCTACGGTGACGGCGGATGCGCGCGGCAGGCGATACGTGACCACATCCGCGCCGCTGCCCTCGATGCCGTTGGCACGATTGAAATTGTCGTCGCTGTCGGATACTCCGAAAATTTCCGTCGTATCGTACGACGCATGGGTGGACGTAAAACCGAGCGGCGGAAGGCGATTGTCCTTCAGGTGCGCGCCCGCGCGCAGCAGCGTCCACGTCCGCGCGCCGCTGTCGTCGCCCATGACCGCTTCGTACACCTGCACCTGATCGGGCGCAGTGATGAAATCGTAGTGCGGTTCGAATTCGAAATCATAACCGACAATTTCACCGGCCTCATCCACCGCGCCGGACTGGAATACCGTCTGACCATTCCCGTCGCGCGCGTCCACCGCCAGCCACATGCGGCGCAACGGAATGCCCGTCGGTAACTTATGTCCCGTTAGATTTGTCAATGTCACGGTCAGCAAGATCGAATCGCCGACCGCCTGTGCGTCGAGATCAAGCTCGCACGAGCGCTGCGTCAAACTGCGCTGCGTCTCGGCGATCGTCGAATCGAACTGCGCGGCCGTCGCCGTTACACCCAATGAATCGGCGTTGTCCCGCAACAGCCGCAGCATGGACACGTTTCCACCAACAAAAGCATGCTGCATGTAAGGCGCGCGCATCTCCGTATGCCACGGCGGCATTAACGCTATGTCCTGCGGATCACGCGCCGCGCGCATGTGACAATCCTGGCAGCTCGTTTGATTCGCATAGAAACTGTTTTTCCATTCGATATACGGCGTCTGTTCGGGAAACTCACCGATAATGTCACCGGCCGCGTTGAGCGTGGGCGTGATCAGCGTATGACACGTCGCGCAAAGTTCCGAGCGCCGCGTATGTTCGCCTTCGACGGGCGTATAATTGACATGATTCTGCATCGGGCCCGGCAGCGGATCGGCAAACGGACCGAAAATCATCCGCGCGTCGGTGATCTCATAACCGCCGCCGTAACTCTGCGGTGTGCCAAGATTGTTCGGCTGGATCTGATGACAGACGCTGCACGTCACACCGTCGCGATGCAGCGCGTTCTCAGCAAGCTGCGCCAGATTGTATGTCGAGTCGCCGTCGAATCGCGTCTGGGTATTCCCCGCTGGAACGTGACAGACCGTACAACGATTTTGAATCAAGTCCGCATGTTGTGGGAATGCCGCGAGTTCCGTCGCCACTTTCGCCCGCCACAGCGGATCTTTGGCTGAATTGCCCATCATCGTCGCGCGCCATTGCGTAACAGGAGAAATGTCCACACCATCTTGCGTCATGGCGACGCCGTTCGAGACGTGGCACATCTGACAATTGCCTGATCCGGAAAATAGCGTCGTTTCGTCCGTCGGCAGCTCCTGCGCCATGGCGGCGGCGACCCACAAAATTGAGAGAATGAAGTATAACATCAATATGTCCTTGCAGTGTATTCTGCAATGTACAAAATCTTCGTAAACAAATCCACGGCACAGACCCGCAACAAAAAGGGGCAGCCGGCCCCGGCTGCCCCTTGAATAGTCTTGAAAAACGGTTACTTCGTCAACACCATTCGCGTGGACTGCACTTCGCTGCCCGCCATAACCCGCGCGAAATAACTCCCGCTCCC
This genomic interval carries:
- a CDS encoding superoxide dismutase produces the protein MAFTAKDFGTKILELDGISRKTCEEHLKLYNGYVNKTNEVLEKLAAHDGAGANQVYSEIRGLKVDLSFAVAGMQNHEIYFAHLTPGGTALSGDLKKQIEKDFGSYDKYIADLKASGMAARGWVWLVWWEDGKRLINWIGDAQNSYLGWNLKPIMAMDVYEHAYFIDFGAARPAYIEAFIKNLCWETVGKNYDAARR
- a CDS encoding DUF302 domain-containing protein, coding for MPAIKYGWEKALPTVTYDDAIARVTDCLKEEGFGVLTEIDVKTTLKKKIDLEFRKYVILGACNPHLASRALAAEPQIGLMLPCNVVVQEDEHAGSIVSIIDPKAMFLFIENDALKPVAAEAEEKLQRVLAKL
- a CDS encoding T9SS type A sorting domain-containing protein, producing the protein MLYFILSILWVAAAMAQELPTDETTLFSGSGNCQMCHVSNGVAMTQDGVDISPVTQWRATMMGNSAKDPLWRAKVATELAAFPQHADLIQNRCTVCHVPAGNTQTRFDGDSTYNLAQLAENALHRDGVTCSVCHQIQPNNLGTPQSYGGGYEITDARMIFGPFADPLPGPMQNHVNYTPVEGEHTRRSELCATCHTLITPTLNAAGDIIGEFPEQTPYIEWKNSFYANQTSCQDCHMRAARDPQDIALMPPWHTEMRAPYMQHAFVGGNVSMLRLLRDNADSLGVTATAAQFDSTIAETQRSLTQRSCELDLDAQAVGDSILLTVTLTNLTGHKLPTGIPLRRMWLAVDARDGNGQTVFQSGAVDEAGEIVGYDFEFEPHYDFITAPDQVQVYEAVMGDDSGARTWTLLRAGAHLKDNRLPPLGFTSTHASYDTTEIFGVSDSDDNFNRANGIEGSGADVVTYRLPRASAVTVAVLFQTVQPRLVNYLAQHDTPETQRFAQMYAEQTIDPQVLAVESLVLMEVSAESTAIARDFAVRAAYPNPFNAETRIRVDIAREQMVEFSLYDIRGRRVMLFGRMMHSPNSELTLDARDLPSGVYMLQARAGDVRDTQRLILLK